Proteins from one Pontibacter korlensis genomic window:
- a CDS encoding TIGR00730 family Rossman fold protein, which produces MTKLRKTSKTQLHESTVNSGSGQTILKPDVNDNKARSVSDLRESGQSTAPPASEEDIKVRQAFVDKDWNEIKIADSWQIFKVMAEFVEGFEKLAKIGPCVSIFGSARTKSDNKYYIMAEEIAAKLVRHGYGVITGGGPGIMEAGNKGAHSEGGKSVGLNIQLPFEQFNNIYIDSDKLINFDYFFVRKVMFVKYAQGFVVMPGGFGTLDELFEAITLIQTKKIGAFPIVLVGRSYWEGLFKWIEDVMLNMETNISPEDLDLVHIVDDASEAVKIIDDFYSKYLLSPNF; this is translated from the coding sequence ATGACGAAGCTTAGAAAAACGAGCAAAACACAGCTGCACGAGAGTACAGTAAACTCTGGCAGCGGGCAAACCATTCTGAAACCGGATGTAAACGATAATAAAGCCAGATCGGTATCGGATCTGCGTGAGAGCGGCCAGTCTACGGCCCCTCCTGCCTCTGAAGAGGATATAAAAGTTCGCCAGGCTTTTGTAGATAAGGACTGGAATGAAATTAAAATTGCGGACTCTTGGCAAATCTTTAAAGTAATGGCCGAGTTCGTAGAAGGCTTTGAGAAGCTAGCTAAGATTGGCCCATGCGTGTCTATCTTTGGCTCGGCCCGCACCAAGTCTGACAACAAGTACTACATTATGGCCGAGGAGATCGCTGCTAAGTTGGTACGCCATGGCTATGGCGTAATCACAGGCGGTGGCCCAGGCATTATGGAGGCTGGCAACAAAGGCGCTCACTCCGAGGGCGGCAAGTCAGTAGGCCTGAACATACAGCTGCCATTCGAGCAGTTCAACAACATCTACATCGACTCCGATAAGCTCATCAACTTCGACTACTTCTTTGTGCGCAAAGTGATGTTTGTAAAGTATGCACAGGGCTTTGTGGTAATGCCTGGTGGATTTGGCACACTAGATGAGTTGTTTGAAGCGATTACCCTGATCCAGACCAAGAAGATCGGTGCATTCCCTATCGTACTGGTGGGTCGCTCTTATTGGGAAGGCCTGTTCAAGTGGATTGAGGACGTGATGCTGAATATGGAAACCAACATCAGCCCGGAAGACCTTGACCTGGTACACATTGTAGACGATGCCTCTGAGGCCGTGAAAATTATTGACGACTTTTACAGCAAATACCTGCTGTCTCCAAACTTCTAA
- a CDS encoding ABC transporter permease — protein MIYLRLIAESFRFAWQALRANLLRTILSLLGVTIGIFAIISVFTLVDSLERNVRDSMSFIGEKVIYVQKWPWSFGGSYPWWKYFQRPEPTEREFRQLERRITTSNGVAIFSSKGGNTFKHSNNSYSDGNLMGISYDYPKVSEVPITEGRYFTPQESNAARNVIVIGDEVAKTLFPYGSPLGQTLKVGGQKFTVIGVIEKQGENIFGMPNMDQMGMIPYSTFSKMYDVGPNGMGSTIALKGRDDDPGLLELEYETQGLMRNIRGLRPRDEDNFAMNRPEMATEAIGSFFDVVGLAGWVIGGFAILVGGFGIANIMFVSVKERTNIIGIQKSLGAKNYFILFQFLFESVFLSLLGGGIGILLVFLLTLIPQDMMKITLSVGNIILGLGVSAVIGMLSGIIPAVLASNLDPVIAIRSK, from the coding sequence ATGATCTACCTGCGGCTTATAGCAGAAAGCTTCCGCTTTGCGTGGCAGGCCTTGCGTGCTAACCTCCTGCGCACCATCCTGTCGCTGTTGGGGGTGACAATTGGTATTTTCGCTATTATCTCGGTTTTTACTCTGGTAGACTCGCTGGAACGCAACGTACGCGACAGCATGAGCTTTATCGGCGAAAAAGTGATTTACGTGCAGAAGTGGCCATGGTCTTTCGGGGGCAGTTACCCGTGGTGGAAATATTTCCAGCGGCCAGAGCCTACGGAGCGGGAGTTCAGGCAGCTGGAGCGGCGCATAACCACCAGCAATGGCGTGGCTATCTTCTCCAGCAAGGGCGGCAACACCTTTAAGCACTCCAACAACAGCTACTCTGATGGTAACCTGATGGGTATCTCTTACGACTACCCTAAAGTAAGCGAGGTACCGATAACCGAGGGGCGCTATTTTACACCCCAGGAATCTAATGCAGCCCGTAATGTAATTGTAATCGGGGATGAAGTAGCTAAAACCCTGTTTCCATATGGCAGCCCGCTAGGGCAAACGCTGAAGGTAGGAGGTCAGAAATTTACGGTAATTGGAGTAATAGAAAAGCAAGGTGAGAATATCTTTGGGATGCCCAACATGGACCAGATGGGTATGATTCCGTATAGTACATTTTCGAAGATGTATGATGTTGGCCCTAATGGCATGGGTTCTACCATCGCTCTGAAAGGACGTGATGATGACCCGGGGTTACTAGAATTAGAATATGAGACGCAGGGTCTGATGCGCAACATACGTGGCCTGCGCCCCCGCGACGAAGACAACTTTGCCATGAACCGGCCTGAAATGGCTACAGAAGCTATAGGTAGCTTTTTCGATGTGGTAGGCTTGGCTGGCTGGGTAATTGGCGGCTTTGCTATACTTGTAGGAGGCTTTGGCATTGCCAACATCATGTTCGTGTCTGTTAAGGAGCGAACAAACATCATTGGCATACAAAAGTCATTGGGGGCAAAGAACTACTTTATACTCTTCCAGTTTCTGTTTGAGTCGGTGTTTCTGAGCTTGTTAGGTGGTGGCATTGGTATCTTACTGGTGTTTCTGCTCACGCTCATTCCGCAGGACATGATGAAGATCACGCTGTCGGTTGGCAACATTATACTTGGCCTCGGCGTATCGGCCGTTATCGGCATGCTTTCAGGTATTATACCTGCTGTACTGGCCTCAAATCTTGATCCTGTAATTGCCATTCGATCAAAATAA
- the queA gene encoding tRNA preQ1(34) S-adenosylmethionine ribosyltransferase-isomerase QueA has product MKLSEFKFELPESHLATHPTENRDESRMMVVHRDTGKIEHRIFKDILEYFDEGDVMVVNDTKVFPARLYGNKEKTGAKIEVFLLRELNKDIHLWDVLVDPARKIRVGNKLYFGDSDLVAEVIDNTTSRGRTIKFLFDGTDEEFYKTINDLGETPLPKYIKREAEPEDRERYQTVYAQNVGAVAAPTAGLHFTKEVLKRLEIKGVDVEPITLHVGLGTFRPVDVEDLTKHKMDSENFMVPAATADRVNKALDSKKRVCAIGTTTMRALESSVSANSRLKANEGWTDRFIFPPYDFKIANALLTNFHMPESTLLMMAAAFGGYDLIMKAYEEAVKEKYRFFSYGDVMLIL; this is encoded by the coding sequence ATGAAATTATCAGAATTTAAATTCGAGCTCCCTGAAAGCCATCTGGCCACACATCCAACTGAAAACCGCGACGAGTCGCGCATGATGGTGGTACACCGTGATACAGGTAAAATCGAGCACCGTATCTTTAAAGACATCCTGGAGTACTTCGACGAAGGCGACGTAATGGTGGTGAACGACACCAAAGTGTTTCCTGCGCGCCTTTATGGTAATAAGGAGAAGACAGGAGCTAAAATTGAGGTGTTCCTGCTGCGTGAGCTCAACAAAGACATTCACCTATGGGATGTGCTGGTAGATCCTGCCCGTAAAATCCGTGTGGGTAACAAGTTGTACTTTGGCGATAGCGACCTGGTTGCTGAAGTAATAGACAACACTACTTCCCGTGGCCGCACGATCAAATTTTTGTTTGATGGCACCGATGAGGAGTTCTACAAAACAATTAACGATTTAGGTGAGACTCCGCTTCCGAAGTATATCAAGCGCGAGGCTGAGCCAGAAGATCGTGAGCGTTACCAGACAGTGTATGCTCAGAATGTTGGTGCTGTGGCAGCCCCAACTGCAGGCCTGCACTTCACTAAAGAAGTTCTGAAGCGCCTTGAAATCAAAGGTGTGGACGTGGAGCCAATTACGCTGCACGTAGGTTTGGGTACTTTCCGTCCAGTGGATGTAGAAGACCTGACTAAGCACAAAATGGACTCTGAAAACTTTATGGTGCCTGCTGCTACGGCTGATCGTGTAAACAAAGCCTTGGATAGCAAGAAGCGTGTGTGTGCCATTGGTACGACTACCATGCGTGCACTGGAGTCTTCTGTATCGGCAAATAGCCGCCTGAAGGCAAACGAGGGCTGGACAGACCGTTTTATCTTCCCTCCGTACGATTTCAAGATTGCTAATGCGCTGCTTACTAACTTCCACATGCCAGAAAGCACACTGCTGATGATGGCTGCAGCATTTGGTGGTTATGACCTGATCATGAAAGCATATGAAGAAGCTGTAAAAGAGAAATATCGTTTCTTCAGCTACGGCGACGTAATGCTGATCCTGTAA
- a CDS encoding 2-C-methyl-D-erythritol 4-phosphate cytidylyltransferase, translating into MTQLPEYAIIVAGGSGSRMQHDIPKQFIEVAGKPILMRTVEQFYKYNPQIRLVVVLPQEQQNTWRSLCKKHNFKLFHMTVPGGRTRFGSVKNGLDTVLGDALVAVHDGVRPFVDVATIKDAFETAASNGSAVVAVSPKDSIRELTEEGSRAVPRAKYKLVQTPQCFQAGVLRKAYEQPEQEHFTDDASVVESIGERITLVEGSYRNIKITTPEDLILAEAFASQGF; encoded by the coding sequence ATGACACAACTTCCTGAATACGCAATTATAGTGGCAGGCGGCAGCGGTAGCCGCATGCAGCACGACATCCCGAAGCAGTTTATAGAAGTAGCTGGGAAGCCAATTCTGATGCGTACCGTTGAGCAGTTTTACAAGTATAATCCGCAGATAAGGCTAGTAGTGGTACTACCACAGGAGCAGCAGAATACCTGGCGTAGCCTGTGTAAAAAGCATAATTTCAAGCTGTTCCACATGACCGTACCGGGCGGCAGAACAAGATTTGGTTCTGTTAAAAACGGACTGGATACTGTGCTGGGAGATGCCTTGGTGGCAGTGCATGATGGGGTACGCCCTTTTGTAGACGTGGCAACTATTAAAGATGCTTTTGAGACTGCAGCTAGCAATGGAAGTGCCGTAGTGGCCGTATCGCCAAAGGACTCTATTCGTGAGCTTACAGAGGAGGGAAGCAGGGCTGTGCCGCGTGCTAAGTATAAATTAGTGCAAACGCCCCAATGCTTTCAGGCAGGTGTGCTGCGCAAAGCCTATGAGCAACCAGAGCAGGAGCATTTTACCGACGATGCCTCTGTGGTAGAAAGTATAGGTGAACGTATAACTTTAGTGGAAGGCAGCTACCGTAATATCAAAATCACCACGCCCGAAGATCTTATACTTGCAGAAGCCTTTGCAAGCCAGGGCTTTTAG
- a CDS encoding ABC transporter ATP-binding protein — translation MKSIVEAKNLVAGYGQRVLIRNLSFSIPSPAFIAVIGHNGAGKTTLFRAFQGKIDYQGQLLVQGQNLRHLSNPSGKGLIAYLPQKNVINFPIKVHDLIVMGLFRKKRFFENYSAEDYTLAAQTLEQLQLSHLIDHDFTTLSGGEQQLVWLAQLMLQDAGINLLDEPTQQLDIYYKNQVFALLQNWVQQSGKTVLCITHDLQNLTHMQGYLLNLSKPAPVLEPISSQTVQENLTFLEAGRHPVL, via the coding sequence TTGAAGTCGATCGTCGAAGCAAAAAACTTGGTTGCGGGTTATGGCCAAAGAGTCCTTATCCGCAACCTTTCCTTTTCAATACCCTCCCCTGCCTTTATTGCCGTTATCGGTCATAATGGTGCTGGTAAGACTACGCTTTTCCGAGCCTTTCAGGGAAAAATAGATTATCAGGGGCAACTCCTGGTGCAGGGCCAAAACCTGCGACACCTTTCCAACCCCTCTGGAAAAGGTCTTATTGCTTACCTCCCCCAAAAGAACGTTATCAACTTCCCCATAAAGGTGCACGACCTGATAGTAATGGGGCTTTTTCGTAAGAAGCGGTTTTTTGAAAACTACAGCGCAGAAGACTATACCTTGGCAGCTCAGACACTAGAGCAGCTACAGCTTTCCCACCTGATAGACCATGATTTTACCACGCTCTCTGGCGGAGAGCAACAGCTGGTATGGCTGGCTCAGCTCATGCTGCAAGATGCCGGTATCAATTTGCTAGATGAGCCTACCCAGCAACTGGATATCTACTATAAGAATCAGGTATTCGCGCTACTGCAGAACTGGGTGCAACAAAGCGGAAAAACTGTTCTTTGCATTACCCACGACCTTCAGAACCTAACCCACATGCAGGGATACCTGCTGAACCTCTCAAAACCTGCTCCTGTACTCGAACCTATCTCGTCGCAGACTGTGCAGGAGAACCTTACTTTTCTGGAGGCTGGCCGCCACCCAGTATTATAA
- a CDS encoding DUF2795 domain-containing protein yields the protein MYWTLELASYLEDAPWPATKDELIDFSIRSGAPMEVVENLQALEDDGQPYENIEEIWPDYPTKEDFMFNEDEY from the coding sequence ATGTACTGGACACTTGAATTAGCTTCGTATCTGGAGGATGCACCCTGGCCAGCCACTAAAGATGAGCTGATTGACTTTTCTATCCGTTCTGGAGCCCCTATGGAGGTTGTAGAAAACCTGCAGGCCCTGGAGGACGACGGACAGCCTTATGAGAACATCGAGGAAATCTGGCCTGACTATCCTACCAAAGAGGATTTCATGTTTAACGAGGACGAGTACTAA
- a CDS encoding DUF349 domain-containing protein — translation MENNNLLEVAKQYGFIQDQQVWLKPFMNYPARQVGEVKESEDDSLVYFAKRFEMFSEKVNNLLQRIETSDNKGSFLMKVLHMKEQVGNYDALGDFEQIFHTLSKAEEEINETIKQNREKNLNIKIELIKEAEAHSESIDWKETSEKLKDLRTAWIKTGPVEKELTDEIEERFRNAVEKFFERKKNFFEDKKRMQNRAYERYRELINQSFALQNSEEWEETTAKLKQLQNEWKDVGGNLPRKTMTNLWNTFRKAHNHFFERLKRKIQKEKNASRDQFYEQNYERKQELAVEAEQLLQELSLNDAVKRAKELQAEWKKVGPVRPDVSDAIWERFIKACDRVFELSSLEHYIRKRQQASNETFSETDSLQARINALRDFIKSDRSELEVLETNLGKLNDSPSNDAFRNMLKGKIRNFNRKIGTKSALIEMFQSQLSAISR, via the coding sequence ATGGAAAACAACAACCTATTGGAAGTAGCCAAACAGTATGGTTTTATTCAAGACCAGCAGGTGTGGCTAAAGCCCTTTATGAACTATCCTGCTAGGCAGGTTGGCGAAGTGAAAGAGTCGGAGGATGATTCGCTGGTGTATTTTGCCAAGCGATTCGAGATGTTCAGCGAAAAGGTAAATAACCTCTTGCAGCGCATCGAGACGTCTGATAATAAAGGCTCTTTCCTGATGAAAGTACTGCACATGAAAGAGCAGGTAGGCAACTACGATGCTCTTGGTGATTTCGAGCAAATCTTCCATACCCTGAGCAAGGCAGAGGAGGAGATCAACGAGACGATTAAGCAGAACCGGGAGAAAAATCTCAACATCAAGATAGAGCTGATAAAGGAGGCAGAGGCGCATAGCGAAAGCATTGACTGGAAGGAAACAAGCGAAAAGCTGAAAGACCTGCGTACGGCCTGGATTAAGACAGGCCCTGTAGAGAAAGAGCTAACCGATGAGATAGAAGAGCGCTTCCGTAATGCGGTTGAAAAATTCTTTGAGCGCAAGAAGAACTTCTTTGAAGACAAGAAGCGCATGCAGAACCGCGCCTACGAGCGGTACCGTGAGCTCATTAACCAGTCTTTTGCTTTGCAGAACTCTGAGGAATGGGAAGAAACTACCGCTAAGCTGAAGCAGCTGCAGAACGAGTGGAAAGACGTGGGAGGTAACCTGCCACGCAAAACCATGACCAACCTTTGGAATACTTTCCGTAAAGCGCACAACCATTTCTTTGAGCGTCTAAAGCGCAAGATACAGAAGGAGAAGAATGCTTCAAGAGATCAGTTCTATGAGCAGAATTATGAGCGCAAGCAGGAGTTAGCAGTAGAGGCAGAGCAACTGTTACAGGAACTAAGCCTGAACGATGCCGTGAAGCGTGCCAAAGAATTGCAGGCTGAGTGGAAAAAGGTCGGACCTGTGCGCCCTGATGTTTCAGACGCTATTTGGGAGCGCTTTATAAAAGCTTGCGACCGGGTATTCGAACTGAGCAGTTTGGAGCATTACATCCGTAAGCGCCAGCAGGCAAGCAACGAAACCTTCTCTGAGACTGATAGTCTGCAGGCCCGCATAAATGCGCTGAGAGACTTCATTAAGTCGGACAGAAGTGAATTGGAAGTACTGGAGACAAACCTTGGTAAGCTAAATGACTCACCGAGCAATGATGCCTTCCGTAATATGCTGAAAGGCAAGATCCGCAACTTCAATCGTAAGATTGGTACTAAGAGTGCGCTGATCGAAATGTTCCAGAGCCAGCTGAGTGCCATTTCCAGATAA
- the ettA gene encoding energy-dependent translational throttle protein EttA, protein MSNETIIFSMAGVSKIYPPKKQVLKNIYLSFFYGAKIGVLGLNGSGKSSLLKIIAGVDKEFQGEVVWSPGYTVGYLEQEPQLDPTKTVREVVEEGVSEVVGLLKEFDEINMKFAEEMTDDEMNKLIERQGEVQERLDQLNAWELDNRLERAMDALRTPPEDAIIGNLSGGEKRRVALCRLLLQEPDVLLLDEPTNHLDAESVDWLEQHLQQYKGTVIAVTHDRYFLDNVAGWILELDRGEGIPWKGNYSSWLEQKASRLAQEEKSESKRQKTLQRELEWVRMAPKARHAKSKARISQYDKLASEEANSKEEKLELFIPDGPRLGAQVIEVNNVSKAYGDKLLFENLSFALPQGGIVGIIGPNGAGKTTLFKLITGQEKPDAGDFTVGSTVQISYVDQEHAQLDPNKSVFEVISGGTEHMIMAGRQVVSRAYVSKFNFSGGDQEKKVEKLSGGERNRVHLAMTLKEGGNLLLLDEPTNDLDVNAIRALEDALENFAGCAVIISHDRWFLDRICTHILAFEGDSQVYWFEGNYSEYEENKKKRMGDVEPKRIRYKKLV, encoded by the coding sequence ATGAGCAACGAAACCATTATTTTTTCGATGGCCGGGGTGAGTAAGATCTACCCTCCAAAGAAACAAGTACTTAAGAATATCTACCTCTCCTTCTTTTACGGAGCCAAAATCGGCGTTTTAGGTCTTAACGGTTCTGGTAAGTCCAGCTTACTTAAGATCATTGCAGGCGTGGACAAAGAGTTTCAGGGAGAAGTAGTGTGGTCACCGGGCTATACGGTGGGTTACCTGGAGCAGGAGCCACAGCTGGACCCAACCAAAACAGTGCGCGAAGTGGTAGAGGAAGGTGTGAGCGAAGTGGTAGGTCTGTTGAAAGAGTTCGATGAGATCAACATGAAGTTCGCTGAGGAGATGACCGACGATGAGATGAACAAGCTCATTGAGCGTCAGGGTGAAGTACAGGAGCGCCTGGACCAGCTGAACGCCTGGGAACTGGACAACCGCCTGGAGCGCGCCATGGATGCCCTGCGTACCCCGCCAGAAGATGCTATTATCGGCAACTTATCGGGTGGTGAGAAACGCCGCGTAGCCCTTTGCCGTCTGCTACTGCAGGAGCCGGACGTGCTGCTGCTGGACGAGCCTACCAACCACTTGGATGCTGAGTCGGTAGATTGGCTAGAGCAGCACTTGCAGCAGTATAAAGGTACCGTAATCGCCGTAACACACGACCGTTACTTCCTGGATAACGTAGCCGGCTGGATTCTGGAACTGGATCGTGGAGAAGGTATTCCGTGGAAAGGTAACTACAGCAGCTGGCTGGAGCAGAAGGCTAGCCGCCTGGCCCAGGAGGAAAAATCAGAGAGCAAGCGCCAGAAAACCTTGCAGCGTGAATTGGAGTGGGTGCGTATGGCACCTAAAGCCCGTCATGCCAAGTCTAAAGCCCGTATCAGCCAGTATGATAAACTTGCCAGTGAAGAGGCAAACAGCAAAGAAGAGAAACTGGAGCTGTTTATACCTGACGGACCTCGTCTTGGAGCACAGGTAATTGAGGTAAACAATGTGAGCAAGGCCTACGGCGATAAGCTATTGTTCGAGAACCTGAGCTTTGCATTGCCGCAGGGTGGTATTGTGGGTATCATCGGTCCGAATGGTGCCGGTAAGACTACATTGTTCAAGCTGATTACCGGACAGGAGAAACCAGATGCAGGTGACTTTACAGTAGGTTCAACGGTGCAAATATCCTACGTAGACCAGGAGCACGCCCAGCTGGACCCGAACAAGTCTGTATTCGAAGTAATATCTGGAGGTACAGAGCACATGATCATGGCTGGCCGCCAGGTGGTGTCCCGCGCCTACGTGAGCAAGTTTAACTTCTCAGGAGGTGATCAGGAGAAGAAAGTAGAGAAGCTATCTGGTGGAGAGCGTAACCGCGTGCACCTGGCCATGACTTTGAAAGAAGGCGGTAACCTGTTGCTGCTCGACGAACCTACTAACGACCTGGACGTAAACGCGATCCGTGCCCTGGAAGACGCACTGGAGAACTTTGCAGGCTGCGCCGTAATTATTTCCCACGACCGTTGGTTCCTGGACCGTATCTGTACACACATTCTTGCTTTCGAGGGTGACTCGCAGGTGTACTGGTTCGAGGGTAACTACTCTGAGTATGAGGAGAACAAGAAGAAGCGCATGGGCGATGTAGAGCCGAAGCGTATCCGCTATAAGAAGCTTGTGTAA
- a CDS encoding GNAT family N-acetyltransferase: MIQYLKHTQINKNKWDTCITASADNMVYALSWFLDVVAPEWQALVEEKEGNYVTVMPLPGIIKMGFPYLGQPFHTHQLGIFTTPQSSSGIRGKMLEMAVKRYKFIYNYRFNTGDTAHLEKLQDQYELVARYTRYLKLDKPYPELYKAYTRDRKMNLKRAKRANLRMFESDDIEPLIQHFKVHIEHKVVGGVSESTYQMLRDLFRVMKEKGTAQLIYTTAGDEVNAGCLFFKYNNVISYAFNSADSEGRVTNGRTMVLDEIIRQYAGTDYTLDFESPMIEQIEHFYASFGAHRVKYFALRHNALPFYVKLIRNIRMKVYRTFFSSGVAEEV, from the coding sequence ATGATACAATACCTGAAGCACACGCAGATAAACAAAAACAAGTGGGATACCTGTATAACGGCATCTGCCGATAACATGGTGTATGCTTTGTCGTGGTTCCTGGATGTGGTGGCACCGGAGTGGCAGGCCTTGGTAGAGGAGAAGGAGGGTAATTATGTAACGGTAATGCCGTTGCCGGGTATTATTAAGATGGGTTTCCCGTACCTGGGTCAGCCTTTTCATACGCATCAACTGGGCATCTTCACCACACCGCAAAGCAGTAGTGGGATCAGAGGGAAGATGCTGGAGATGGCTGTAAAGCGTTATAAGTTTATTTACAACTATCGCTTTAATACTGGTGATACAGCACATTTGGAGAAGCTGCAGGATCAGTATGAGCTGGTAGCTCGTTACACCCGCTATCTGAAGCTGGACAAGCCTTATCCAGAGCTGTACAAAGCCTACACCCGCGACCGCAAAATGAATCTGAAGCGGGCAAAGCGAGCGAACCTTCGTATGTTCGAAAGTGACGACATAGAGCCGCTTATCCAGCATTTTAAGGTGCACATTGAACACAAAGTAGTAGGTGGAGTGTCTGAAAGTACATACCAGATGCTGCGCGACCTGTTCCGGGTGATGAAAGAGAAAGGCACAGCACAATTAATCTACACAACAGCTGGCGACGAAGTGAATGCCGGATGTTTGTTCTTCAAGTATAACAACGTCATCAGCTATGCCTTCAACTCAGCGGATAGTGAGGGGCGCGTAACTAATGGCCGCACGATGGTGTTGGATGAGATCATCCGGCAATATGCGGGCACTGATTACACTCTTGATTTTGAAAGCCCCATGATTGAGCAAATAGAGCACTTCTACGCTAGCTTCGGTGCTCATAGGGTAAAATACTTTGCCTTGCGCCATAATGCGCTGCCGTTTTACGTGAAACTCATCCGCAACATCCGGATGAAAGTATACCGCACGTTCTTCTCATCGGGTGTGGCTGAGGAAGTATAA
- a CDS encoding GNAT family N-acetyltransferase has protein sequence MPQLLKHKQINKTAWDTCIEGSAQKQVYALSWYLDIVSPEWQAVVEEDNGTYTCVMPLPVRQKFGIFYLQQPLFCQQLGIYAVQEPRAEVVEAFLAVVQQHFNYTSGYTFCTANTQSLQHVVRQEEVQVLYTHYLPLQYSYDQLWKGYNRDRKYNLNKARRESLSLVQSQDIEPLIHLFRQNIEHKVYGGVDQSAYTTLRQLYTACVEKGKAELVYTVSEDGSIAAGGLFVYYGGYIIYLFNAADAKGRKSNGRTLILDDIIRRNAGTRQILDFESPMIENIAGFYHSFGSMPVPFYEWRYNRLPLPFRLLKQVRQEVLLTFQRRQQQ, from the coding sequence GTGCCGCAGCTACTTAAACATAAGCAGATAAATAAAACTGCCTGGGACACCTGCATAGAGGGCTCTGCCCAAAAGCAGGTGTATGCTTTATCCTGGTACTTGGATATTGTGTCGCCGGAGTGGCAGGCAGTGGTGGAAGAAGATAACGGAACTTACACCTGTGTGATGCCGCTGCCAGTGCGGCAGAAGTTCGGGATATTTTACTTGCAGCAACCGCTCTTTTGCCAGCAGCTAGGCATTTACGCTGTACAGGAGCCTAGGGCAGAGGTTGTGGAAGCCTTTCTAGCTGTTGTTCAGCAGCACTTTAACTATACTTCTGGCTACACCTTTTGTACTGCCAATACGCAGTCTCTTCAACATGTAGTGCGGCAAGAGGAGGTGCAGGTCTTGTATACCCATTACCTACCGCTGCAGTACTCTTACGATCAGCTGTGGAAAGGTTACAACCGCGATCGTAAATATAATCTAAACAAAGCCCGCCGCGAAAGCCTGAGCCTTGTGCAGAGCCAGGATATAGAACCGCTCATCCACTTGTTCAGGCAGAATATAGAGCATAAGGTGTATGGTGGTGTAGACCAGTCGGCCTACACAACACTGCGGCAGTTGTACACAGCTTGTGTGGAAAAGGGGAAAGCTGAATTGGTTTATACTGTGTCAGAAGATGGAAGTATAGCGGCAGGCGGGCTGTTCGTGTACTATGGCGGTTACATCATTTATCTCTTCAATGCTGCCGATGCCAAAGGTAGAAAGAGCAATGGCCGAACCCTTATCCTCGACGATATCATCCGGCGCAACGCTGGCACCCGTCAGATACTGGATTTTGAGAGCCCAATGATTGAGAATATTGCTGGCTTTTACCACAGCTTTGGGTCTATGCCAGTGCCTTTTTATGAGTGGCGTTACAATCGGCTGCCCCTGCCTTTCAGGTTGCTCAAGCAGGTGCGGCAGGAGGTGCTGCTTACCTTCCAACGAAGGCAGCAGCAGTAG